In Nostoc edaphicum CCNP1411, the sequence ACTTGTAGCCCTTTAAAGTGAAATAATTACTTTTGGGGCTGCTATGAATCTGTATTAATCCTAAACAAGGATTGCAACAATCGGGGGACGATTTGATTAACCCGTACACCTAAAATTGTGAAATCCTGCTTAATCTTTTCTAAAGATAATGGCTCTATGCCAGCGAATTCTGTGTCATTAGTCACTAAAACTCGCATTACACTCACAGGTATTTGTAAAAATAGATTGCTGCCTAAAAAAGCTAATCCCGCAAGCAGTAGTGCTAGGCTGCGCCATTGTGGGAGAAATTTCGCTGAATTTGCTACTAATGGGGCAATTTGGTAAAGATGCCACAGCACCCAAACCGACAATACTGCTGCCACTAATGCCAAGATACGATTTAACTTTGTATTAATTAAACAGAGAATTTTTCGCTGCCGCTCAGTCAGATTTTCTGGCTTTAGGGCTATTCCTAAAAGAGCAAATATATAAAAAGGTCGACGCAACTGCATCCATAGCAAAGGGAGAATACCAATGGCGGCAACTAAAAATAGCTCCATCCAGACTGGTAAAAACGGCTCACCTACAGACAAGAACAATAAGCAGAGTAATAAAAAAATAGGCAACGTCGCCAATCCAGCGACATGAATCCACAAAATAGGTTCAGAGCGAAATGAATGCATATTATAAAAAGTTGTGAGTTAAGAGTTAGGAGTTAGGAATTAGCAGCCTTTAACTCCTAACTCCTAATTTATCACTCCTAACTTCTAACCATTTTACCCTTAACACTATCTCGTTAAGGTGAGAGTGCGGCGCTTCGTAACCATCTGATAGGATTCGATGATGTCACCTTCAACCCAATCATTGAATTTATCCATGCCGACACCGCATTCATAACCGGCGTTGACCTCACGGGCATCTTCTTTCATCCGTTTTAGGGAGTCAAGGACGCCTTCAAAGATCACCTTACCGTTGCGTCGCACCCTGACTTTGCAGTTGCGAACTAGTTTGCCAGATTGAACGTAGCAACCGGCAACAGCACCGCGACCGACTGGGAAGACGGCCCGGACTTCGGTTTGACCCAAGGGTTCTTCCACCAACTCTGGTTCCAAAAGACCTTCCAAGGCATCTTGGATATCTTCTAGGAGTTTGTAGATGACGTTGTATTCCCGGACATCTACACCTGCTTCATCGGCGGCTTGTCTGGCGCCACTAGCGAAGGTGGTGTTGAAGCCAATAATTACAGCGTTACTGGCAGCTGCTAAGTCGATATCTGTCTCGGTGATTTCCCCAGCAGTAGCCAACAGCATCCGAATTTGGACTTCGTTTTGCGGGATTTGCTTGAGCGCTCCCACAATGGCTTCCACTGAACCTTGTACGTCTCCCTTCAAGATTAAGTTGAGTTCTTTCAACTCGCCTTCTTGTGCTTGAGCTGAGAGAGTTGTTAAGGTAACACGACCCTGTAACAGGCGGGATAGGCGTTGTCTGTCTGCGCGATCGCTAGCGAGTGCTCTGGCTTCTTTTTCGTTCTGGAAGACCTCGAACTCGTCGCCTGCTGCTGGCACATCACTTAAACCTAGTACCTCGACAGCAAAGGAAGGAGAAGCAATGTCTACTCTCTTGCCTCTGTCATCCACCATTGCCCTCACTTTACCGAAAGCCGAGCCAGCTACCAAGATATCTCCCACATGCAGGGTGCCATTCTGAATTAGCAGGGTAGCAACTGCTCCCTTGGCTTTGTCCAGATGTGCTTCAATAACAGTTCCTTTGGCGGTACGGTCTGGGTTGGCAGATAGTTCTCCAACCTCTGCTACCAGCAGAATCATCTCTAAGAGCGTATCCAGGTTTTCACCCCTGATGGCACTCACGGGAACCATAATCGTCTCACCACCCCAGTCTTCTGAGGTCAGACCATACTGGGTCAGTTCTTGTTTAACGCGTTCTGGCTGTGCCCCTTCTTTATCAATTTTGTTGATTGCAACAACAATTGGCACTCCCGCAGCTTGGGCGTGGCTAATAGCTTCAATAGTTTGCGGACGCACACCATCATCAGCAGCCACGACCAATACGGCAATGTCTGTTACCCGCGCTCCTCGGGCCCGCATAGCTGTAAATGCTTCGTGACCAGGAGTATCTAGGAAGACTATCTGCTGCGGTTTACCCTCATGTTCCACATCCACATGGTATGCACCAATGTGTTGAGTGATACCACCAGCTTCGCCAGCAGCCACTTTTGTTTTGCGGATTGAGTCGAGCAGGGTTGTTTTACCGTGGTCTACGTGACCCATAATTGTCACGACAGGCGGACGGCGGTGGAGATATTCTAGGTCTTCTGCGCCGACCATTTCTGTAATTTTCCGAGCTTCTGCTTCTCGCTCGGCGGTTTCGACTTCTATTTCTAGTTCTTTTCCTACCAGGGTAATTGTGGGAATATCCAGATTTTGGGTGATACTCACCGCCATGCCTTTGAGGAACAGGATTTTGACAATCTCTGTATCAGGGACAGCTAAAACGTCAGACAGTTCTTGCACAGTCAACGGCCCTGTGATCGTCACTTTTTCGGGGCGATCGCGCTTGGTTTCAGCTTCTTGGCGACGGTTTTGATGATGGTCGCGGCCAGAACCAGACTTGGAACCAGATTTAGAACCAGGCTTTCTCGCTCTTGCAGTTGGGGCGCTAGCAAGGGTTGCACCTGGCATCTGTACAGGTCGAGTCGCTTTAGGTTTGGGAGGACGAGCGATGGAAAGGCTAACTTGGACTGTGGCTGGTGAATCTATATCGTCATCATCTAGCAAATCTTCTTCAAACTCATCATCAAGTATGGGTTTGATCCGCTTGCCTTTGACGCCGGCTTTAGCCTTCTCTTTAACTTCGTCAATTATTTCCTCTTCTACCCACTTTTTGCCGCCTTTGGTCGGGCGAGGCGGACTTGGGCGTTTCAAATCGAGGAGATCAGGTGTGACTGGTTCATCACCAGAACCTTGAGATTTACCCGCTATTCCTGACATCTGTCTGGGTGGAGTAGCGATGGGCATTGCGGCTGCTACACCTTCACCTGGGCGGGCTGGTCTGGGTCGTTGCCCTTCTCCCAATTGTGATGGTGCAGATGGTCTATTGCCCCTCTGCTCTGGTCTGGTGGGTGAAGGAGTAGGACGACTTGTTCTTTGTGGTGCACCTGGTGGAGACTGGTCAGTTGGTAGTTTAGCAACTCTCGGCTTAATTTGCTCGCGATCGCCGCCTTCCACTGGTCGCAGCCGTTGGTCGCGCTTAAGGATTGGTTTATCTGCCTGAGAGACTGGCTCATCTGCTACCTGGGCTTCTTCTGCCGCAGGTCTGGCTGGAGGAGCAACTAGTTGTGGTTTGATCGGTTTTTCTGATTTCGGTCTGGGTGGAACTATTTTTTCCGGTTTTTGGGATGCTATTTTTTCCGGTGCCTGATTTGGATTAGGCGTTTGTTCCAAGTCAGCGATCGTGGGTTGCTCTTGAGTCTCAGATTGAGTCCGGGGTACAGGTCGAGTTGGTACCGTCGGCTTCATGGGTGAGACCGGTGTAGCGAAAGGCCGTGGAGGAGAGGGAGGATTAGCTTCAGACAAGGCAGCTTGGGTATTGGTAGCAAGTGACGCCTCTGGGGCGTTGGAAGTAGTATTTCTCAATATTTTGGGTTTGCGTATTTCCAAAATTTGCTGTTTGTGGGGTGCAGCAGGTCGGTTACGTCCGCCGTTGGGTGGTGAATTTGGCTTATGGCTGGTTGTACCTAGTTCCTTTTTGGCTGACACATTCGTAGCTGCAAGCTTTTCTGCTGCCGCCCGGATGTTTTCTGCCTCGGATTCTGAAATCGTGCTGCTATGGCTTTTGACCGAGATGCTGAGCTGCTCGCAAATTGCTAATAGCTCTTTGTTATCCAAATTCAATTCCTTTGATAATTCATAGATTCTAACTTTGCCGTTGTTCATCCACTCTTCCCCTTTAATTTACAGTTTTAGCGGATGGCTGCCTGGTTTGCGACATCTCCATCCTTGGATTACTGTTTTTAGGTTGCCGTTCAGTTTTTGCCGGTGCCTCCAATCAGGAAAGAGAGATGTTTCGGTTTAATAGTGGCATCCCCACCAGGAATGATGGTTGAGGGATACCCATAAAAATTTCTTAAATAAAAGATTTTTATAGGAACCCTTGACGCCGAACTGCGCCTGAGCGTTACCAGGTTGCCATTTTGTAGTTTCTTGTTTTGTTGATTCTGAGTCTTCCACAACACAATCGATTACATCTTGTTCTGGGAATCTTGCCTCGCCCCTCTTGTTATTAGAGAAGCGAATGCCTTTTACACCCATTTACTATTTTGGCACTAACCTTGACGATCAACAGAGAGTGTGATGAAAGCGCGATTTGGGCTTTCGACACAATTCCTCTGGAGATTAGGTCACAAAGTTGTTCCAATTAAATTTGGTTTTGGTTTTGGGTATTACTGCGGGCTAGACGTTGCGACAAGCTTTGGTACAGTGTTTCTGGCACTGATGCATGTAGCGATCGCCCTAGTCGATTTTTTTTTTGAGCTGCTTGTAGGCAACTTGTTTCTGGACAAATGTAGGCAGAACGCCCCATGCCCTGATCTAATTGTACCTTTCCCGATGGAAAGACGCGGACAATCCGCCAAAACTCATCTTTTGAGCCTACTTTGCGGCAACTAATACAGCGCCGATAATTTGGTTTCATCGGTTTTTGATGATCTCAGTCCAGGATTTGGGATGTAAAAAGAAGTTTATTATTACTATTTTTTACTTATACCAAGTAGCTTTTGAGAAAATAATCCTTGAGCCTGAGACTACAATCTACAGTATCAAAACTTTACAAAATTAATCAATTATTCGTCATCGTTATTGTCAAAACTATCCTCCTCTTCTAATTCGTCCTGATTTTCATCCTCTAATTCTTCTTCATAGTCGAGATCATCTTCCTCTGCATCTTCTTCTGATTGATATTTTGTTCTGACGGCTGCAAATTTGGCATCTTCTCCTGCGAAGTCATACTTAGCTTTGTCTTTGATGTCTATTTTCCAACCAGTCAGGCGGGCTGCTAAACGGACGTTTTGCCCTTCTTTCCCTATGGCCAAACTCAATTGATCTTCAGCGACTAGTACGTGAGTTTGTCGGGATTCAGGGTCCATTAAGCGTACTTCATCTACCCGTGCTGGACTTAAGGCATTGGCGATATATGTTGCTGGATCTGGTGACCAGCGAATTACATCTATTTTTTCACCGCGTAATTCGTTGACTACCACTTGAATTCGTGATCCCCTGGCTCCAATACAAGCACCAACCGGGTCTACGTCGCGATCAAGAGTATCTACTGCTATTTTAGTCCGGGGGCCGACATAACGAGAGGGGGGGTTTGCCTCCCTAGCTACGGCAACAATCCGTACCACTTCATCTTCGATTTCTGGGACTTCGTTGGCAAAAAGATAAACCACCAAACCAGCATCCGCACGAGACACAAGCAACTGTGGCCCTCGTTGCTGACCTTGGGAAACTTTTTTGAGATATACCTTGAAGGTGGCATTTGCCCGATAATTATCGTTGGGCAACTGTTCCCGCTTCGGTAATTCTGCTTCTACTTCTGGCTGACCAAACCCACTACTAACTGCCAGAACCACGGATTGCCGTTCAAACCGTAGGACTCTTGCTTGCAGGACAGTTCCTTCTAAATCTTGGAACTCTTCTTGCACCATCTGGCGCTGTTGATCCCGTAATTTTTGCGCCAATACCTGCTTAGTTTGCATCGCCGCCATCCGACCAAATTCTCCTTGGTCGGGGGTAACATCCAGCACCACAGAGTCCCCTAACTGCGCTTCGGGAGCGACTTGTTGAACTTCGTCTAGAGAAATCTGGTGGTCTGTGTTATCTACTTCTTCAACAATGGTTTTGGTGGAAAGAACGCGAAATCCTTCTCCTTCAATATCGAGTTCTACTTCAAAATTTTCAAAATAATCTTCGTCAAACTGTTTGCGCTCTAAATTTTGGGCGCGACGATAACGTTCATAGCCTTTGAGTAGTGCTTCTCTAATAGCTGATTGAACTGCAAGCCGGGGTAAATTCCGCTCGCGACTTATACTTTCAATTAATTCTTTTAATCCAGGTAAAGTAACCATTGACATAAGCAATCTCCTTTAAAAATTAGGGAGTGGGGAGTAGGGAGTGGGGAGTAGGGAGTGGGGACTGGGGATGGAAAACTGCACATTAGAGCCAGGGATTAGAGAATAGCTTTACACGAATCTCTAACCTCTAGCTCTTAGCCTCTAACCTCTAGCCCTTAGTTCCTAATCTCTAGCCTTGAGCTAAGGTGCTCTAGTCTATAACTCCTGAGCCATAACCCTTTGTTTATCGGCGCTCGTCTAGCTGCACCTTAGTAATTAGGGAGCGGGGAATTTCGACTACACGACCTTTTTGGTTTAAGTAAAGTGCTGTCTCATCCCGGCGAATCAACTGACCAATCCACTCTTGTTGTCCGTCGTAGGGTGGCGAAGTGGAGATGATGACAGGAAATCCTTTAAAGGAAATGAACTCCCTGTCTGTTACCAGTTGTCGCGAAATACCAGGACTAGACACTTCCAAGACGTATTTATCTGGAACGATTTCCGCAGCATCTAAGGAGGCTTCTAAAGCACGGCTCATCCTCTCACAATCGTTCAACCCGGTTTCTTGCTGAGGATTGCGAATGTCTATCCGCAACACTGGTGGACTTTGGTTGGTGTGAAAAACCACGCCAACCACTTCCAATCCCAGTTCTTCTGCCACTGGTGTCGCTAAATCAATAATTTGTGGAACTAAAGGATGAGCCATGAGAGAATTCAATAAAAAAAGTGGGCTTCGACCCACTTCCTGCGATAGGTATATCTTCCAAGAAGTCTTGTGACGAACCAATCATGATTCGCCTAAATCGAGTTTAGCGCATTTATGGGATAGTCGGGCATTGGGCATTGGGCATAGAAGATTATGAAAAAGGGTAAGGGGGAAGGGGGAAAGGGTTTGTTTCTTTATCCTTTTCCCTTTAACCTTGTCCCTTTGTCCTCTCATCTCCCTCATCTCCCTCATCTCACCCTCTACCCTTCCCGTATTTTGGGGAAAGTAGTGCCTTTATCAACTACTGCTGGAACTGATACTTGTGTTCTTAGCTGCCTGGTTTGCTCGATAATTTGGTCTATGTCTTCTTGGGACAAACGCTGGACGTAGTTGATTTTTATTTCTTCTAAGAAGTCAAAAAGTAAACTCTGAATTTCTGAAAGTACGTGTTTTTCCTTCATTTGAGATCCCAAAGCGTCGCTGAAGCTTTGTACAAGTTGACTGGTGAGTTTTGCACCAACTGGGTCTTCAACTGCGCTAACTAAAGTTTTATAAAGATTAGTTGTGATTTGAGTCGCCATTTGTTCGCTTAATTGGGTTTGGGCCTGTCCCACGCCAGGAAGGTTCTGGAGATTTCGGTAGACGGGGACTTGATGGAAGACGGTTTCGATGTTGTGGCGCAAAATGGCAACGATCGCAGGTTGAATTTCGGGTAGCACTTGGTAAACAATTGTTTTTACCAAAAGACCTGCGATCGCTTCTACTTCATTTACATTATTAATATCTATGTAGGGACGTAAATTTTCTTGTTGTGAGAGCCAACTTGTTAGCTCGCCCCGCTGAATTGAACCCTGAACCTGATTAATTACCCTTACCACTACAACTTCTGTGAGTTCTTCGGCAAAGTTGGCGACAATTCCTTGATGAATTTGTTTTCGCACTGGATGGAGATCCAATAATTGCGCTTGATCCAGGCGGACTAATACAGGTAAGATTCTCAACCATCGCCAAAATGGCAGTAGTAAAAATAGGTCGTACCAACGCCACAATAGTGCTTCAAACCAGTTTAAACCAGGATGTTGGCGTCTGATTAAGAAGGTACGCCCCAGCAATTCTACGCCAAATAAAATCACAAAGGGTAAGTCAAGAATCCAGAAGTTATCAACAAAATCGCCATTTTCACCGATTTGGCGGTAGTAGTTAGTAGCAATTAAAGGGCTGATTCTATCGTTGAAAAAATTAATTTCTTGAACCCAGCCATTTTGTGATAGGTAAGGCTGACTCCAAAAAGTGGCGAAGGATTGTTTTGCAGATTCGTTACCGATGCGATCGCGCATCCGATTTTTGATTTTTTCCAGAGTACCACTCTTATTCACTCCCGCAAACGGGTTAGTGTCAATCATCTCGTTGCTAAGACGCCTTATTTCTTCTAGCTTGCTCTTTACCTCAGATGACTCTAAACCTGTTTGGCTGACTTGTTCTTCTAATGCCTTGACTGTTTCTAAATAATTTTTCGTGTCTCGATAGGGTTCAATACCCTTTACTGGATCATAAATCTGAATAATTTGGGGAATTTTTCGCAAGTAGAAATCCCGCCAAGGTACGTAACTTAAATCAAACAAAACTAAACCTAAATTTACGGTGGCAGCAATTGCCATAAATCTTTCAAACCAAATATTTCGCTGCTTAGAATATTTTATATTTTTCATTTTTTGTAATGTATTATACGTTTCTTGTTTGTTGGAAACATAAGC encodes:
- a CDS encoding low-complexity tail membrane protein, with protein sequence MHSFRSEPILWIHVAGLATLPIFLLLCLLFLSVGEPFLPVWMELFLVAAIGILPLLWMQLRRPFYIFALLGIALKPENLTERQRKILCLINTKLNRILALVAAVLSVWVLWHLYQIAPLVANSAKFLPQWRSLALLLAGLAFLGSNLFLQIPVSVMRVLVTNDTEFAGIEPLSLEKIKQDFTILGVRVNQIVPRLLQSLFRINTDS
- the rimP gene encoding ribosome maturation factor RimP produces the protein MAHPLVPQIIDLATPVAEELGLEVVGVVFHTNQSPPVLRIDIRNPQQETGLNDCERMSRALEASLDAAEIVPDKYVLEVSSPGISRQLVTDREFISFKGFPVIISTSPPYDGQQEWIGQLIRRDETALYLNQKGRVVEIPRSLITKVQLDERR
- a CDS encoding YlxR family protein, which encodes MKPNYRRCISCRKVGSKDEFWRIVRVFPSGKVQLDQGMGRSAYICPETSCLQAAQKKNRLGRSLHASVPETLYQSLSQRLARSNTQNQNQI
- the infB gene encoding translation initiation factor IF-2 codes for the protein MNNGKVRIYELSKELNLDNKELLAICEQLSISVKSHSSTISESEAENIRAAAEKLAATNVSAKKELGTTSHKPNSPPNGGRNRPAAPHKQQILEIRKPKILRNTTSNAPEASLATNTQAALSEANPPSPPRPFATPVSPMKPTVPTRPVPRTQSETQEQPTIADLEQTPNPNQAPEKIASQKPEKIVPPRPKSEKPIKPQLVAPPARPAAEEAQVADEPVSQADKPILKRDQRLRPVEGGDREQIKPRVAKLPTDQSPPGAPQRTSRPTPSPTRPEQRGNRPSAPSQLGEGQRPRPARPGEGVAAAMPIATPPRQMSGIAGKSQGSGDEPVTPDLLDLKRPSPPRPTKGGKKWVEEEIIDEVKEKAKAGVKGKRIKPILDDEFEEDLLDDDDIDSPATVQVSLSIARPPKPKATRPVQMPGATLASAPTARARKPGSKSGSKSGSGRDHHQNRRQEAETKRDRPEKVTITGPLTVQELSDVLAVPDTEIVKILFLKGMAVSITQNLDIPTITLVGKELEIEVETAEREAEARKITEMVGAEDLEYLHRRPPVVTIMGHVDHGKTTLLDSIRKTKVAAGEAGGITQHIGAYHVDVEHEGKPQQIVFLDTPGHEAFTAMRARGARVTDIAVLVVAADDGVRPQTIEAISHAQAAGVPIVVAINKIDKEGAQPERVKQELTQYGLTSEDWGGETIMVPVSAIRGENLDTLLEMILLVAEVGELSANPDRTAKGTVIEAHLDKAKGAVATLLIQNGTLHVGDILVAGSAFGKVRAMVDDRGKRVDIASPSFAVEVLGLSDVPAAGDEFEVFQNEKEARALASDRADRQRLSRLLQGRVTLTTLSAQAQEGELKELNLILKGDVQGSVEAIVGALKQIPQNEVQIRMLLATAGEITETDIDLAAASNAVIIGFNTTFASGARQAADEAGVDVREYNVIYKLLEDIQDALEGLLEPELVEEPLGQTEVRAVFPVGRGAVAGCYVQSGKLVRNCKVRVRRNGKVIFEGVLDSLKRMKEDAREVNAGYECGVGMDKFNDWVEGDIIESYQMVTKRRTLTLTR
- the nusA gene encoding transcription termination factor NusA — translated: MSMVTLPGLKELIESISRERNLPRLAVQSAIREALLKGYERYRRAQNLERKQFDEDYFENFEVELDIEGEGFRVLSTKTIVEEVDNTDHQISLDEVQQVAPEAQLGDSVVLDVTPDQGEFGRMAAMQTKQVLAQKLRDQQRQMVQEEFQDLEGTVLQARVLRFERQSVVLAVSSGFGQPEVEAELPKREQLPNDNYRANATFKVYLKKVSQGQQRGPQLLVSRADAGLVVYLFANEVPEIEDEVVRIVAVAREANPPSRYVGPRTKIAVDTLDRDVDPVGACIGARGSRIQVVVNELRGEKIDVIRWSPDPATYIANALSPARVDEVRLMDPESRQTHVLVAEDQLSLAIGKEGQNVRLAARLTGWKIDIKDKAKYDFAGEDAKFAAVRTKYQSEEDAEEDDLDYEEELEDENQDELEEEDSFDNNDDE